A single window of Lutzomyia longipalpis isolate SR_M1_2022 chromosome 1, ASM2433408v1 DNA harbors:
- the LOC129786248 gene encoding TATA box-binding protein-associated factor RNA polymerase I subunit B, translated as MVAHGKCEVCGCTNFNVEGGFYYCTECNTQNQNIREMEVDALDMTMGDVNVRVQGVRLREERQEKIELTSWEEYNYILIGLVNEAIALGAPAELKKTALQLWARYLQRINAGFFTKHDIGIPKLPTRFFPKDAKILYNASKKLKRRRSASVSSRSTMSLAKSLKKNRVLQMARAKTKKALMKEQMELESNAQSQPDGTSATSPTQTMSTKSTKTGRTTIPLAYTSRARRSLKRRMPKQHIKKHSEDTDFLLECHKPNSRYKTAEEHIETVSKTVLLGILNISLNLTKSDIQICDLLRFLREGHISIFNIEHFFPENVLEKTRLSSFAHLVGIHSFPTYNGQADVVRRLCNFLHVPQLINPDFVGLVHRFVQELCLPPELGKFLERLITFRPPEMKCQFRFYIPHHVPRAMAYILFGLKLFFGLDGVTEKKMSESAEAANELIRKFNLPHGGVFSWDEWVKYIEMRSIILTEYHMPTNILWKGDASGNTQRYAEYLKYCKRSTTTRNFIVSKIIYEVYEKLSTLRGMNPEEKSSKSFIFEPSLTPLKSYMEYLVENHREHLKIPEMMLVDHSQRSIEPFHRPRRFCNQMAERNIKINLKRAPENEKVAMQIISKKRGTRKLIQTEIVEKEEDENYFLGLEDFQKVQRTEKKPSKRKKSVIEVSDIDSETNSEDSMPLLQRLNTRKNRKKARWGYMCDDSSSGDCYVVGRKDFNSSDSSVCTDSDVSAKVTRRKVNKRKLNEEKASQKKEEPKKKQRRAKHVVHVEYSGHTDGKDLHQQCETNGSAGEPASKKRMIAEEDAGTLENTEDQPPFPDISDLSIWFTEGFPSCELDQTQDILPDNSESQMNYPMQPPSIDLNIESQDLFSVRDASLMTHSTYVPSIDILPETSMDPGEKILKRPRWIVERTTLFNDMSDADDVELPQLDAKAEEMTFFTPNFNYWHHFLPIDARTNWGDMSYDEYGEFFPTLPPSFMWLLKHCAKTIEAPMRVLYHELLTIEKEFTFVIDSVDNIKTRILKRRILKKHQGKHFTAQW; from the exons CGTCCTGGGAGGAGTACAATTACATCCTGATAGGACTGGTTAATGAAGCAATAGCACTGGGAGCCCCGGCGGAGCTTAAGAAGACAGCATTGCAACTCTGGGCACGATATTTGCAGAGAATCAATGCAGGCTTCTTCACAAAGCATGATATTGGCATTCCAAAGCTGCCTACACGATTTTTTCCAAA GGATGCTAAAATCCTTTACAATGCATCAAAGAAACTTAAAAGGAGGAGATCCGCATCAGTCTCGAGCAGAAGTACAATGTCTCTGGCGAAGAGTTTGAAGAAGAATCGTGTACTTCAGATGGCCAGGGCGAAGACAAAGAAGGCCCTGATGAAGGAACAAATGGAACTTGAGTCAAATGCCCAATCCCAACCGGATGGGACATCGGCAACAAGTCCCACGCAAACAATGAGTACAAAGAGCACAAAGACAGGTCGAACAACCATCCCCCTGGCATACACAAGTCGTGCCAGGCGATCCCTGAAGCGTCGTATGCCAAAGCAGCACATCAAGAAGCATTCGGAGGACACGGATTTCTTGTTGGAGTGTCACAAGCCGAATAGCAGGTACAAGACAGCTGAAGAGCACATCGAGACGGTGTCAAAGACAGTCCTGCTTGGGATTCTCAACATTAGTCTCAATCTCACAAAGAGCGACATTCAGATTTGTGATTTGCTGCGTTTCCTGCGCGAAGGACacatttccattttcaatATTGAACACTTCTTCCCGGAAAATGTGCTGGAGAAAACGAgactttcttcttttgcacatCTCGTGGGAATACATAGTTTTCCCACCTACAATGGGCAAGCTGATGTTGTACGACGACTCTGTAACTTCCTCCATGTGCCCCAACTCATCAATCCGGACTTTGTGGGGTTGGTCCATCGATTCGTGCAGGAGCTGTGTCTTCCGCCTGAATTGGGGAAATTTCTCGAACGTCTCATTACCTTCAG GCCCCCAGAGATGAAATGCCAATTTAGATTTTATATTCCACATCACGTTCCCCGGGCAATGGCTTACATTCTGTTTGGTCTGAAGTTGTTCTTTGGACTCGATGGGGTGACTGAGAAGAAGATGTCTGAGTCAGCTGAGGCTGCAAATGAGCTCATCCGGAAGTTTAATCTACCTCATGGGGGAGTTTTCAGCTGGGATGAATGGGTGAAGTACATTGAGATGCGCTCCATTATCCTCACGGAATACCACATGCCGACAAATATTCTCTGGAAGGGAGATGCGAGTGGGAACACACAGCGTTATGCGGAATATTTGAAATACTGCAAGAGATCCACAACAACGAGGAATTTTATAGTTTCAAAAATTATCTACGAAGTCTATGAGAAGCTTTCGACGCTGCGTGGGATGAATCCGGAGGAGAAGAGCAGCAAATCCTTTATCTTTGAACCCTCATTGACGCCGTTGAAGTCCTACATGGAGTACCTTGTGGAGAATCATCGGGAACATTTGAAAATCCCGGAAATGATGCTTGTTGATCATTCCCAGCGCTCTATTGAACCCTTCCATCGGCCCAGGAGGTTTTGCAATCAAATGGCTGAGAGGAACATTAAGATAAATCTCAAGAGAGCTccggaaaatgaaaaagtcgCCATGCagataatttcaaaaaagagAGGAACGAGAAAATTGATACAAACGGAGATTGTTGAGAAGGAGGAAGATGAGAATTACTTCCTTGGGCTGGAGGATTTTCAGAAGGTGCAGAGAACGGAAAAGAAACCCAGTAAAAGGAAGAAGAGTGTCATTGAAGTCTCAGATATTGATTCAGAAACAAATTCCGAGGATTCAATGCCACTGCTCCAGAGGCTGAATACGCGAAAGAATAGAAAGAAGGCTCGATGGGGGTATATGTGTGATGATTCCAGTTCCGGGGATTGCTACGTTGTTGGCAGAAAGGATTTTAATAGTTCCGATTCGTCAGTTTGCACAGATAGTGATGTAAGTGCGAAAGTAACGCGAAGAAAGGTAAATAAGAGGAAACTCAATGAGGAGAAGGCATCACAAAAGAAGGAAGAACCAAAGAAGAAGCAGAGGAGAGCAAAACATGTGGTACATGTTGAGTATTCCGGGCATACAGATGGAAAAGATTTACATCAACAATGTGAGACGAATGGAAGTGCAGGAGAACCAGCTAGCAAGAAGAGGATGATTGCTGAGGAGGACGCAGGAACTCTTGAGAATACGGAAGATCAACCGCCATTTCCGGATATTTCAGATTTGTCCATTTGGTTCACAGAAGGTTTCCCATCTTGTGAACTCGATCAAACACAGGATATCCTTCCGGATAATTCAGAATCCCAAATGAATTATCCAATGCAACCCCCTTCAATTGATCTAAATATTGAATCGCAGGACCTCTTCTCCGTTCGGGATGCATCACTGATGACTCATTCAACGTATGTTCCATCAATTGATATCCTTCCGGAAACTTCCATGGATCCCGGGGAGAAGATTCTCAAGAGACCACGATGGATTGTTGAAAGAACAACATTGTTCAACGATATGAGTGATGCAGATGACGTAGAACTGCCACAATTGGATGCAAAAGCTGAAGAAATGACTTTCTTTACGCCCAACTTCAACTATTGGCATCACTTTCTGCCCATTGATGCGAGAACGAATTGGGGTGATATGAGCTATGATGAATACGGGGAATTCTTCCCAACATTGCCACCATCCTTCATGTGGCTCCTGAAGCACTGTGCAAAAACCATCGAAGCCCCCATGAGGGTACTCTACCACGAACTCCTGACCATTGAGAAGGAATTCACGTTTGTCATTGATTCCGTGGATAACATAAAAACGAGGATACTGAAGAGGAGAATCCTCAAAAAGCATCAAGGGAAACATTTTACAGCTCAatggtaa